The genome window GCGGCGTCGACACCGCGAAGGCCATCGAGATCGCCCGCGCGGCCGGCTTCCCGGACGAGCTGGTCGAGAAGGTCGCCGACGTCTTCGTCAAGCTCTACGAGGTCTACACCGGCGAGGATGCGACCCTGGTCGAGGTCAACCCGCTGGTGCTCACCGAGGAGGGCGACATCATCGCCCTCGACGGCAAGGTCACGCTCGACGAGAACGCCGACTTCCGCCACCCCGACCACGAGGCGCTCGAGGACGCGGAGGCGGCCGACCCGCTGGAGGCCAAGGCCAAGAAGGCCGGCCTCAACTACGTCAAGCTCGACGGCCAGGTGGGCATCATCGGCAACGGAGCGGGCCTGGTCATGTCCACGCTCGACGTCGTCGCCTACGCGGGCGAGAAGCACAAGGGCGTCAAGCCGGCGAACTTCCTCGACATCGGCGGCGGCGCGTCGGCCGAGGTCATGGCGGCGGGCCTGGACGTCATCCTCAACGACCCGCAGGTCGAGAGCGTGTTCGTCAACGTCTTCGGCGGCATCACCGCCTGCGACGCGGTCGCGAACGGCATCGTCACGGCGCTGCAGATCCTCGGCGACGAGGCCAACAAGCCGCTGGTCGTGCGTCTCGACGGCAACAAGGTCGACGAGGGCCGCCGCATCCTCACCGAGGCGAACCACCCGCTGGTCACCCTCGCACTCACCATGGACGAAGGCGCCGACAAGGCCGCCGAGCTGGCCGCGAAGTAAGCAAGGACGAATCAGAGAATGTCTATCTTCCTCAACAAGGACTCCAAGGTCATCGTCCAGGGCATCACCGGCGGCGAGGGCACCAAGCACACCGCGCTCATGCTGAAGGCCGGCACCCAGGTCGTCGGCGGCGTCAACGCCCGCAAGGCCGGCACCACCGTGACCCACGGCGACGTCGAGCTCCCCGTCTTCGGCACCGTCGTCGAGGCCATCGAGAAGACCGGCGCCGACGTGTCGATCATCTTCGTGCCGCCCGCGTTCGCCAAGGACGCGATGGTGGAGGCCATCGACGCCGAGATCCCGCTGCTCGTCGTCATCACCGAGGGCATCCCGGTGCAGGACTCCGCCGAGGCGTGGGCCTACGCCAAGGAGAAGGGCAACAAGACCCGGATCATCGGCCCGAACTGCCCCGGCATCATCACCCCGGGAGAGTCGCTCGTCGGCATCACCCCGGCCACGATCACCGGCAAGGGCCCGATCGGCCTGGTCTCCAAGTCGGGCACGCTGACCTACCAGATGATGTACGAGCTGCGCGACCTGGGCTTCTCCACCGCCATCGGCATCGGCGGCGACCCGATCATCGGCACCACCCACATCGACGCGCTCGCCGCGTTCGAGGCCGACCCGGAGACCAAGGCGATCGTCATGATCGGTGAGATCGGGGGCGACGCCGAGGAGCGCGCCGCCGACTTCATCAAGGCCAACGTCACCAAGCCGGTCGTCGGCTACGTCGCCGGCTTCACTGCGCCGGAGGGCAAGACCATGGGCCACGCCGGCGCGATCGTCTCCGGCTCGGCCGGCACCGCGCAGGCGAAGAAGGAGGCCCTGGAGGCCGCCGGCGTGAAGGTCGGCAAGACGCCGTCCGAGACCGCCGCGCTGCTCCGCGAGGTCTACGCGGCGCTGTAGACCGCCGCTCGAACCGCCGATCGGGGCCGGACTCCTCCACGGAGTCCGGCCCCGATCCGTCTCTCCACAGCGCGGTTCCGGGGCCTGCCCGCACGCGGTACGGCGGCGCTACAGTGAGCACCACCGTCCGGAAGGGGGCTGCCGATGCCACGTCCGACCAACGACGAGCTCGCACGCCGGGTCGCGGCGCTCGAGGCCGAGAACGCCGCGCTGCGCTCCCGCCTCGACGAGAACGCGACGGAGCCGCTGCCGGAGCTCGCGCCGGCGTCTGAGCCGAAGCACAAGCGCGGCTGGGGCTGGACGCTGCTCGCCGTCGTGCTCATCGTGATCGGCGCGATCCTCGCGCCCGTCGCCGTGGTGGCCTCCTGGGCGAAGGTGCAGCTCACCGACACGGACGCGTTCGTCGCCACCTACGCACCCCTCGCGAACGATCCGGGTGTCCAGGCGTATGTCACCGACGAGACGGTCAAGGTCATCCAGCAGCACGTCGACATCCCGCAGCTCACCTCGCAGGTGATCGACGGCATCACCGGCCTCGGCACGGGACCCGTCGCGACGAAGGCGCTCGACGCGCTCAAGGCGCCGCTTGCCCAGGGCATCGTGTCGCTGATCCAGACCACGGTCGGCCGGTTCGTGGCCTCCGACGCGTTCGCGCAGGTCTGGC of Leifsonia shinshuensis contains these proteins:
- the sucC gene encoding ADP-forming succinate--CoA ligase subunit beta, giving the protein MDLFEYQARDLFEKYGVPVLPGIVADTPEEVRAAAEKLGGVTVVKAQVKVGGRGKAGGVKVAKTPDDAEEAAKAILGLDIKGHVVRRVMVAGGARIAREFYFSVLLDRANRSYLSLTSVEGGMEIEQLAVEKPEALARIEVDPRGGVDTAKAIEIARAAGFPDELVEKVADVFVKLYEVYTGEDATLVEVNPLVLTEEGDIIALDGKVTLDENADFRHPDHEALEDAEAADPLEAKAKKAGLNYVKLDGQVGIIGNGAGLVMSTLDVVAYAGEKHKGVKPANFLDIGGGASAEVMAAGLDVILNDPQVESVFVNVFGGITACDAVANGIVTALQILGDEANKPLVVRLDGNKVDEGRRILTEANHPLVTLALTMDEGADKAAELAAK
- the sucD gene encoding succinate--CoA ligase subunit alpha, giving the protein MSIFLNKDSKVIVQGITGGEGTKHTALMLKAGTQVVGGVNARKAGTTVTHGDVELPVFGTVVEAIEKTGADVSIIFVPPAFAKDAMVEAIDAEIPLLVVITEGIPVQDSAEAWAYAKEKGNKTRIIGPNCPGIITPGESLVGITPATITGKGPIGLVSKSGTLTYQMMYELRDLGFSTAIGIGGDPIIGTTHIDALAAFEADPETKAIVMIGEIGGDAEERAADFIKANVTKPVVGYVAGFTAPEGKTMGHAGAIVSGSAGTAQAKKEALEAAGVKVGKTPSETAALLREVYAAL